A window of Apodemus sylvaticus chromosome 9, mApoSyl1.1, whole genome shotgun sequence contains these coding sequences:
- the Mitd1 gene encoding MIT domain-containing protein 1 isoform X3, whose protein sequence is MLRSRKRSTLRMCNVGSNPQHQKQAVKQARKQKALTPNQPNKQINGKYHKQIKIEENATGFSYESLFREYLHETVTEVWVEDPYIRQPHQLYNFLRFCEMLIKKPCKVRTIHLLTSRNEDSGNTQQSSGLEEIKQSLRSHRVVLEISYSSSIHDREIRFNNGWMIKIGRGLDYFKKPQGRFSLGCCDLDLRPCHETTVDIFHNKHTKKI, encoded by the exons ATGCTTAGATCAAGAAAAAGAAG CACGCTCCGAATGTGCAATGTTGGatccaatccccagcaccaaaagCAAGCAGTCAAACAAGCAAGGAAGCAAAAAGCCTTaacaccaaaccaaccaaacaaacagataa ATGGAAAATATCACAAGCAAATTAAAATAGAAGAGAATGCAACTGGTTTCAGTTACGAGTCACTCTTCAGAGAATACCTGCATGAGACAGTTACAGAAGTTTGGGTAGAAGACCCTTATATTAGACAACCTCATCAG CTCTATAACTTCCTTCGGTTCTGTGAGATGCTGATTAAGAAGCCGTGTAAAGTAAGAACCATTCACCTTCTCACCTCTAGGAATGAA GATTCTGGGAACACACAGCAAAGTAGCGGCCTGGAGGAAATAAAGCAGTCCCTCAGGAGTCACAGAGTGGTGCTGGAGATAAGCTACTCTTCATCTATACATGACCGAGAAATTAG GTTCAACAATGGATGGATGATTAAAATCGGAAGAGGCCTTGATTATTTCAAGAAACCACAG gGTCGTTTTTCTCTTGGATGTTGTGATTTAGACCTGAGACCGTGTCATGAAACAACGGTGGACATTTTTCACAACAAGCACACGAAAAAGATATGA
- the Mitd1 gene encoding MIT domain-containing protein 1 isoform X4, with product MTKSTKESSKRCVLRTKISGYMDRAETIKKCLDQEKEDGKYHKQIKIEENATGFSYESLFREYLHETVTEVWVEDPYIRQPHQLYNFLRFCEMLIKKPCKVRTIHLLTSRNEDSGNTQQSSGLEEIKQSLRSHRVVLEISYSSSIHDREIRFNNGWMIKIGRGLDYFKKPQGRFSLGCCDLDLRPCHETTVDIFHNKHTKKI from the exons GCACCAAAGAGTCCAGTAAAAGGTGTGTTCTCAGAACGAAAATCTCCGGCTACATGGATAGAGCAGAAACCATAAAGAAATGCTTAGATCAAGAAAAAGAAG ATGGAAAATATCACAAGCAAATTAAAATAGAAGAGAATGCAACTGGTTTCAGTTACGAGTCACTCTTCAGAGAATACCTGCATGAGACAGTTACAGAAGTTTGGGTAGAAGACCCTTATATTAGACAACCTCATCAG CTCTATAACTTCCTTCGGTTCTGTGAGATGCTGATTAAGAAGCCGTGTAAAGTAAGAACCATTCACCTTCTCACCTCTAGGAATGAA GATTCTGGGAACACACAGCAAAGTAGCGGCCTGGAGGAAATAAAGCAGTCCCTCAGGAGTCACAGAGTGGTGCTGGAGATAAGCTACTCTTCATCTATACATGACCGAGAAATTAG GTTCAACAATGGATGGATGATTAAAATCGGAAGAGGCCTTGATTATTTCAAGAAACCACAG gGTCGTTTTTCTCTTGGATGTTGTGATTTAGACCTGAGACCGTGTCATGAAACAACGGTGGACATTTTTCACAACAAGCACACGAAAAAGATATGA
- the Mitd1 gene encoding MIT domain-containing protein 1 isoform X5: protein MDRAETIKKCLDQEKEDGKYHKQIKIEENATGFSYESLFREYLHETVTEVWVEDPYIRQPHQLYNFLRFCEMLIKKPCKVRTIHLLTSRNEDSGNTQQSSGLEEIKQSLRSHRVVLEISYSSSIHDREIRFNNGWMIKIGRGLDYFKKPQGRFSLGCCDLDLRPCHETTVDIFHNKHTKKI from the exons ATGGATAGAGCAGAAACCATAAAGAAATGCTTAGATCAAGAAAAAGAAG ATGGAAAATATCACAAGCAAATTAAAATAGAAGAGAATGCAACTGGTTTCAGTTACGAGTCACTCTTCAGAGAATACCTGCATGAGACAGTTACAGAAGTTTGGGTAGAAGACCCTTATATTAGACAACCTCATCAG CTCTATAACTTCCTTCGGTTCTGTGAGATGCTGATTAAGAAGCCGTGTAAAGTAAGAACCATTCACCTTCTCACCTCTAGGAATGAA GATTCTGGGAACACACAGCAAAGTAGCGGCCTGGAGGAAATAAAGCAGTCCCTCAGGAGTCACAGAGTGGTGCTGGAGATAAGCTACTCTTCATCTATACATGACCGAGAAATTAG GTTCAACAATGGATGGATGATTAAAATCGGAAGAGGCCTTGATTATTTCAAGAAACCACAG gGTCGTTTTTCTCTTGGATGTTGTGATTTAGACCTGAGACCGTGTCATGAAACAACGGTGGACATTTTTCACAACAAGCACACGAAAAAGATATGA